A window of the Dyadobacter pollutisoli genome harbors these coding sequences:
- the can gene encoding carbonate dehydratase, which produces MELINRLLTANKSWAARQLEVDETYFDNLSKDQKPDFLWIGCSDSRVPAEDLTGSQPGEMFVHRNVANLVVHTDMNMLSVLQYAVEVLKVRHILVVGHYQCGGVKASMMHKDLGLINRWLHNIKDVYDKYASELDAIEDEKIRFDRLVELNVIQQVQNLAQTSIVQGAWNQGQELHLHGWVFSLHDGLVKTLTHMPPTTKVEGIYRYDF; this is translated from the coding sequence ATGGAACTCATTAACCGCCTATTAACCGCTAATAAATCGTGGGCAGCCCGGCAGCTCGAAGTTGACGAAACGTATTTTGACAATCTGTCGAAAGACCAGAAACCCGATTTCCTTTGGATCGGATGCTCCGATAGCCGCGTGCCGGCTGAGGATCTGACGGGCTCGCAGCCGGGTGAAATGTTTGTACATCGGAACGTCGCTAACCTGGTCGTACATACCGATATGAACATGCTCAGTGTGCTACAATATGCAGTGGAGGTATTGAAAGTGAGACACATACTCGTGGTAGGACATTACCAATGCGGGGGTGTAAAAGCCTCGATGATGCATAAGGATCTGGGTCTCATCAATCGCTGGCTGCATAATATCAAGGATGTTTACGACAAATACGCTTCCGAACTGGACGCCATTGAGGACGAGAAAATACGCTTCGACCGACTAGTGGAACTGAACGTGATCCAACAGGTGCAAAACCTCGCTCAAACGAGCATTGTACAAGGCGCGTGGAACCAGGGGCAGGAGCTGCATTTGCACGGTTGGGTGTTTAGCTTGCACGATGGGCTGGTAAAAACCCTCACCCACATGCCGCCGACAACAAAGGTGGAAGGCATTTACCGCTACGACTTCTGA
- a CDS encoding PepSY-associated TM helix domain-containing protein codes for MKKLIGKLHLYLGLASGVIVIVISLTGCILAFEQEIKSFTQPYMFVDGPVTGKMLPPSVLAANAEKAIPGKKANGVLYDLANRNAQVGFYNADPEYYYVVYINQYTGKVVKVWDEDGDFFHFILHGHYYLWLPETIGQPVVASATLIFLVMMISGLVLWWPKNKSAAKQRFSIKWNAAWRRKNYDLHNVFGFYIMSIGVVLAVTGLVWGFQWFSQGLYTATGGEGSDVYYNPKSDTTVVSTVSKPMQAVDRAWYILQREYPKHLGLNISFPQLKSESIYSYVNFREGTYYKVDYTYFDQHTLKKIDAKGPYTGKYSEANFAQTLRRMNYDIHTGAILGLPGKILMFFASLICATLPVTGFVIWWGRRKKSPKHIRKNLRSRKPDLIGR; via the coding sequence ATGAAAAAACTGATTGGTAAACTGCATCTTTACCTGGGTCTGGCTTCGGGAGTTATTGTGATCGTTATTTCCCTGACGGGCTGCATTCTGGCATTTGAACAGGAAATCAAGAGTTTTACACAGCCTTACATGTTTGTGGACGGGCCTGTCACCGGTAAAATGTTGCCTCCTTCGGTGCTGGCTGCTAATGCCGAAAAAGCGATCCCCGGAAAAAAAGCGAACGGCGTACTTTACGATCTTGCCAACCGGAATGCGCAGGTTGGTTTTTATAATGCCGATCCCGAATACTACTACGTTGTCTACATTAATCAGTACACCGGAAAAGTAGTGAAGGTTTGGGATGAAGACGGAGATTTCTTCCATTTTATACTCCACGGACATTATTATCTCTGGCTTCCGGAAACCATCGGACAACCCGTAGTAGCATCAGCCACATTGATTTTTCTGGTTATGATGATCAGCGGACTGGTATTGTGGTGGCCGAAGAACAAATCCGCCGCGAAACAAAGATTTTCGATCAAGTGGAATGCAGCATGGCGTCGTAAAAACTATGATCTGCATAATGTATTTGGTTTTTACATCATGTCAATTGGTGTGGTATTGGCCGTAACAGGTCTTGTTTGGGGCTTTCAATGGTTTTCTCAGGGGCTGTATACAGCTACTGGCGGCGAAGGTTCGGATGTTTATTACAATCCGAAGTCAGACACGACCGTTGTTTCCACGGTTTCAAAACCTATGCAAGCTGTCGACCGGGCATGGTATATTTTGCAAAGGGAATATCCGAAGCATTTAGGGCTCAACATTTCATTCCCGCAGCTCAAATCCGAGTCGATTTACTCCTATGTCAATTTCAGGGAAGGAACTTACTACAAAGTTGACTATACCTATTTTGACCAGCATACATTGAAAAAAATCGATGCAAAAGGGCCTTATACCGGCAAGTATAGCGAAGCCAATTTTGCACAAACACTGCGTCGGATGAACTACGATATTCACACCGGTGCCATTCTGGGCCTTCCGGGAAAGATCCTGATGTTCTTTGCCAGCCTGATCTGCGCTACTTTACCCGTTACGGGTTTTGTCATCTGGTGGGGCAGACGGAAGAAAAGCCCTAAGCATATCAGAAAGAATTTACGATCCAGGAAGCCCGACCTGATCGGCCGGTAG
- a CDS encoding glycoside hydrolase family 16 protein has protein sequence MQAQWKLVWSDEFDKDGAIDPAVWRPEQGFVRNHEAQWFQGENAYCKGGLLIIEAKKEKKKNPNYVAGSSNWKENREYAEYTSASIITRGKKSWQYGRFEMKARIDTRSGLWPAFWTLGNKGEWPDNGEIDIMEFYRNMLLANLAWGSAEQYKPIWNSVKKPLSSFNDPEWSNKFHVWRMDWDENSIGLYVDDVLLTSQDLSKTINVRDKSIHPFRHPHYILLGMAVAGDNGGDPSKTTFPAKFEVDYVRVYQKQ, from the coding sequence GTGCAAGCACAATGGAAGTTGGTCTGGTCCGACGAATTTGACAAAGATGGTGCTATTGACCCTGCCGTTTGGCGGCCGGAACAAGGTTTTGTCCGAAACCATGAAGCGCAATGGTTCCAGGGCGAGAATGCCTATTGCAAAGGTGGCCTCCTGATTATTGAAGCAAAAAAAGAGAAGAAGAAAAACCCGAATTACGTCGCTGGGAGCAGTAATTGGAAGGAAAACAGAGAATATGCCGAGTACACTTCGGCCAGTATTATTACCCGTGGCAAGAAAAGCTGGCAGTACGGCCGCTTCGAAATGAAGGCCCGCATCGACACGCGGTCGGGTTTGTGGCCTGCATTCTGGACATTAGGCAACAAGGGTGAATGGCCCGACAATGGCGAAATCGACATCATGGAATTTTACCGTAATATGCTTCTTGCCAATTTGGCCTGGGGTTCCGCGGAGCAATATAAGCCTATCTGGAATTCGGTTAAAAAGCCGCTCAGCTCATTCAATGACCCTGAATGGTCCAATAAATTTCACGTCTGGCGAATGGATTGGGATGAAAACTCGATCGGTCTTTATGTCGATGACGTACTTCTTACTTCGCAGGATTTGTCAAAAACCATTAATGTCCGGGACAAGAGCATTCATCCGTTCCGTCATCCACATTATATTTTGCTGGGCATGGCCGTTGCAGGGGACAATGGCGGAGATCCATCCAAAACAACCTTTCCGGCAAAATTTGAAGTTGACTACGTGAGAGTTTATCAGAAACAGTAA
- a CDS encoding bile acid:sodium symporter family protein produces MTKIFETAKKAGLDGFMLALIGMIVLAWLWPYPGMKESPVPLSTISTYTVSVIFFFYGLRLSPEKLRAGLGNWKLHLMVHLSTFLLFPLIALAFRPLFVSDESQTMWLAIFFLTSLPSTVSSSVVMVSIAKGNIPAAIFNASISSLIGVFITPFWMGLVMEAGPGHFDLLSVVGKLALQVLLPVFAGIVLNSRWGHFAEKHKKYIRYFDQSSILLIVYTSFCESFGEHLFSSLGIKEIVFLGMGMLAMFFAIYFLLTFIGGLLEFTREDRITAVFCGSKKSLVQGAVMSKVLFSGAQAGIMLLPIMLYHALQLIAASIIAQRMAREVEEEVALIEK; encoded by the coding sequence ATGACTAAAATTTTTGAAACGGCGAAAAAAGCGGGATTGGACGGTTTCATGCTGGCATTGATCGGAATGATCGTTTTGGCGTGGCTATGGCCTTATCCCGGCATGAAAGAAAGCCCTGTTCCATTATCTACGATTTCGACTTATACGGTCTCGGTCATATTCTTTTTTTACGGATTAAGGCTCAGTCCTGAAAAACTACGTGCAGGCTTGGGCAACTGGAAACTGCACTTGATGGTACATTTGTCGACATTCCTGTTATTTCCGTTGATCGCTTTGGCTTTCAGGCCATTGTTTGTCTCAGACGAAAGTCAAACAATGTGGCTTGCGATCTTTTTTCTGACTTCGCTTCCTTCCACAGTTTCGTCTTCCGTCGTGATGGTTTCCATTGCAAAAGGTAACATTCCCGCAGCTATTTTCAATGCGAGCATTTCCAGTCTGATCGGGGTTTTTATTACGCCATTTTGGATGGGATTGGTAATGGAAGCCGGTCCTGGGCATTTTGATCTGCTTTCGGTAGTCGGAAAGTTGGCGTTGCAAGTATTACTTCCGGTATTTGCCGGTATTGTGCTGAACAGTCGGTGGGGACATTTCGCGGAAAAGCATAAAAAGTACATCCGTTATTTTGATCAGTCTTCCATTTTGCTGATCGTCTATACCTCGTTCTGTGAATCCTTTGGCGAGCATTTGTTTAGTTCTTTGGGAATAAAAGAAATTGTATTTTTAGGGATGGGAATGTTGGCGATGTTTTTCGCGATTTACTTTTTACTGACATTCATCGGCGGTCTGTTAGAATTTACCCGGGAAGATCGGATAACTGCTGTATTTTGTGGCTCTAAAAAATCACTGGTACAAGGTGCCGTTATGTCAAAAGTGCTGTTTTCAGGAGCTCAGGCAGGCATTATGTTATTGCCTATTATGCTTTACCACGCATTGCAGCTCATTGCAGCTAGTATCATTGCCCAACGTATGGCGCGGGAAGTGGAGGAGGAAGTTGCTTTAATTGAAAAATAA
- a CDS encoding DUF4230 domain-containing protein gives MRLISWLVKLLVLIFLLAGIQSLWTNLRSGNLMPDWLSGEDKTETMHTVVLQEISAMGKLELVKYNFKDVVEEEIVKMWLPNAKAVLIVQGEAIGCVDLTKIVIADISSDDETLVVHMPDPELCVFKIDHSKSKVYNTEYAFNEEGKLVQEAYKQAEKQIQKSALDMGILDQTKENARKILTPVLEKASGKKVLLKFPMNTKIDKLR, from the coding sequence ATGCGGTTGATTTCGTGGTTGGTAAAGTTACTGGTTCTGATTTTTTTATTGGCAGGTATCCAGTCATTGTGGACTAATTTGCGTTCCGGCAACCTGATGCCTGACTGGCTTAGCGGGGAAGACAAAACCGAAACAATGCACACTGTAGTATTGCAGGAGATCAGCGCGATGGGTAAGCTGGAACTGGTTAAGTACAATTTCAAGGATGTGGTAGAGGAAGAGATCGTGAAAATGTGGCTTCCCAATGCCAAGGCAGTACTTATTGTACAGGGAGAAGCGATAGGATGTGTGGATTTAACCAAAATAGTGATCGCGGACATCAGCTCGGACGACGAAACATTGGTGGTGCACATGCCTGATCCTGAGCTTTGTGTTTTTAAAATAGATCACAGTAAATCAAAGGTTTATAACACCGAATACGCTTTCAATGAAGAAGGAAAACTGGTTCAGGAAGCATACAAACAGGCTGAAAAACAGATCCAGAAATCAGCCCTGGACATGGGAATATTAGATCAAACAAAGGAGAATGCAAGGAAAATCCTGACACCGGTTTTGGAAAAAGCATCTGGCAAAAAGGTGTTGCTGAAATTCCCGATGAATACCAAAATAGACAAATTGCGCTAA
- a CDS encoding glutamine synthetase family protein codes for MSKKGFLTQEELQSKIGEGLIETIVVAFTDHYGRLMGKRVDADYFLESVLKSGTHGCNYLLTTDMAMEPVPGYEYANWELGYGDFHLVPDLNTLRIADWLEKTALVICDLHNEKSHALESIAPRSILKKQLAALETDGMQCFAASELEYYLLENSYKQAFQQGYQNLTPAGYYLEDYHIMQGTRNEKYTSAVRRHLKNSGIPVETSKGEWGLGQHELNVKYSEVLPMADNHIVYKQCMKEVADAMGLSVTFMAKFATDQAGSSSHIHMSLWKDGENAFAGDQQFGPVKGSDLFRWFLGGWIKHVPDVMPFYAPTVNSYKRFVDGSWAPTRLAWSYDNRTAGFRVVGSGASLRIECRIPGADCNPYLAFAASLGSGLDGIKNKIEPPECFIGDIYAAAHLPRVPYTLAEATALFEHSEFAKNTFGSEVVAHYTHFFKTEQRAYDTTVTDWERRRYFEQI; via the coding sequence ATGAGTAAAAAAGGATTCCTTACCCAAGAAGAACTTCAATCCAAAATTGGAGAGGGCTTGATCGAAACCATTGTTGTCGCTTTCACAGACCACTATGGGCGGCTCATGGGAAAGCGGGTGGACGCTGATTATTTTTTGGAATCGGTACTTAAATCCGGGACGCACGGATGCAATTATTTGCTGACTACGGACATGGCCATGGAGCCGGTACCAGGTTATGAGTATGCCAACTGGGAGCTGGGCTACGGGGATTTTCATCTGGTACCCGATTTAAATACATTACGCATTGCCGACTGGCTGGAAAAAACAGCGCTCGTCATTTGCGATCTGCATAATGAGAAATCGCATGCATTGGAATCCATTGCGCCAAGGTCAATCCTCAAAAAACAGCTTGCAGCCCTGGAAACAGACGGAATGCAATGTTTTGCGGCTTCTGAATTGGAGTACTACTTGTTGGAAAACAGCTACAAGCAAGCATTTCAGCAGGGCTACCAGAATTTGACACCTGCCGGATATTACCTGGAAGACTACCATATTATGCAGGGAACGCGGAATGAAAAGTATACTTCGGCAGTCCGCAGACACCTGAAAAATTCGGGTATACCGGTTGAAACTTCCAAGGGAGAATGGGGGTTGGGGCAGCACGAATTGAATGTAAAATATTCGGAAGTGCTTCCTATGGCCGATAACCACATTGTTTACAAGCAATGTATGAAGGAAGTGGCTGACGCGATGGGATTGTCGGTGACATTCATGGCGAAGTTCGCGACCGACCAGGCCGGTTCCAGCAGTCACATTCATATGAGTTTGTGGAAGGACGGAGAGAATGCTTTTGCAGGCGATCAGCAGTTTGGCCCGGTGAAAGGGTCGGATCTGTTTCGTTGGTTTTTGGGTGGCTGGATCAAGCATGTGCCTGACGTCATGCCTTTTTACGCCCCGACGGTGAATTCATATAAGCGTTTCGTGGATGGTTCCTGGGCGCCAACGCGGCTTGCGTGGAGCTATGATAATCGTACGGCGGGTTTTCGGGTGGTGGGAAGTGGGGCAAGCCTACGCATTGAATGCAGGATTCCGGGTGCGGATTGTAATCCATACCTGGCCTTTGCTGCTTCCCTGGGCTCGGGTTTGGATGGAATTAAGAATAAAATTGAACCGCCGGAATGTTTCATCGGGGACATTTACGCCGCCGCGCATTTGCCGAGAGTACCCTATACATTAGCCGAGGCGACGGCTTTGTTCGAGCATAGCGAATTTGCAAAAAACACATTCGGCAGCGAAGTAGTAGCCCATTATACCCATTTTTTCAAAACCGAACAAAGAGCCTACGACACTACGGTGACGGATTGGGAAAGAAGGCGGTATTTTGAACAGATATGA
- the tnpA gene encoding IS200/IS605 family transposase — MADTYSKIYLQFVFSVKNRQSLIPKEHKEELHKYITGLVQNRKAKMLAVHCLPDHVHIFVGFKPAYSISEFIKEIKVESNEFINAKQWTKYKFEWQKGFGVFSYSHLHIDSVVKYILNQEEHHRKRKFQQEYIDFLKKFEIEFDEKYLFDFVDEG, encoded by the coding sequence ATGGCAGACACTTATTCGAAAATTTACCTGCAATTTGTTTTTTCGGTTAAAAACAGACAATCTCTAATTCCAAAGGAACATAAAGAAGAATTGCACAAATACATCACTGGCCTTGTTCAAAACCGAAAAGCGAAGATGCTGGCAGTCCATTGTCTGCCAGATCATGTACACATTTTTGTTGGGTTTAAACCTGCGTACTCAATTTCAGAATTCATTAAAGAAATTAAGGTTGAAAGCAACGAATTCATTAATGCAAAACAATGGACAAAGTATAAATTTGAATGGCAGAAAGGATTCGGTGTGTTCTCATATTCCCATTTGCACATTGACTCGGTTGTCAAATACATTTTGAATCAGGAAGAGCATCACCGGAAGAGGAAATTTCAACAAGAATACATTGATTTTTTAAAGAAATTCGAGATTGAATTTGACGAAAAATATTTGTTTGATTTTGTAGATGAAGGTTAG
- a CDS encoding glucose 1-dehydrogenase, with the protein MRLENKVALITGGSGGIGRETALLFAKEGAKIVVTDVNDAAGQETADEIVKNGGEAFFLHSDVSKAADNEAAVAFAEEKFGKLNIIFNNAGIMHSDDDNAMTTEEAIWDLTMNINAKGVFLGCKYGIPALQRAGGGSIINTASFVAILGAATPQVAYTASKGAVLALTRELAIIHARENIRVNALCPGPLRTELLMKFLNTEEKKQRRLVHIPMGRFGEAKEMAYAALFLASDESSFVTGTDFLVDGGITSAYVTPL; encoded by the coding sequence ATGCGTTTAGAAAATAAAGTTGCCCTTATCACTGGTGGTAGTGGCGGAATTGGCCGCGAGACAGCACTTTTGTTTGCAAAAGAAGGAGCCAAAATTGTGGTAACTGATGTAAATGATGCCGCCGGGCAGGAAACGGCAGATGAAATTGTCAAAAATGGCGGGGAAGCATTTTTTCTGCATTCTGATGTTTCCAAAGCTGCCGACAACGAGGCGGCCGTGGCGTTTGCAGAAGAGAAGTTCGGAAAGTTGAACATCATTTTCAACAACGCAGGTATCATGCACAGCGACGATGACAACGCCATGACTACCGAAGAGGCGATCTGGGACCTGACTATGAACATCAATGCGAAAGGTGTATTTCTAGGGTGCAAATATGGCATACCGGCATTGCAGCGTGCAGGCGGCGGGTCTATTATCAATACGGCTTCGTTCGTAGCGATCCTCGGCGCGGCTACTCCGCAGGTGGCGTATACCGCGAGTAAAGGTGCCGTGCTTGCTCTCACACGTGAACTCGCGATCATTCACGCACGTGAGAACATCCGTGTGAATGCATTATGCCCGGGGCCATTGCGTACCGAACTGCTGATGAAATTTTTGAACACCGAAGAAAAGAAACAACGCCGCCTCGTTCACATTCCTATGGGCAGGTTCGGTGAGGCAAAAGAAATGGCTTATGCAGCATTGTTCCTGGCGTCGGACGAGTCGTCATTTGTTACCGGAACAGACTTTTTGGTTGACGGAGGTATCACTTCTGCATACGTAACACCACTTTAA
- a CDS encoding aldehyde dehydrogenase family protein — translation MSTQKTISPIDGSVYVERTLADAAAVETALNKAVAAQKEWRKTSLAEREAVCRKALEYFLNNADEIGLELTWQMGRPVRYTANEIRKGFQERANYMISVAGKALADVEVDEIPGFKRFIRRDPLGVVFVVAPWNYPYLTSVNSVIPAIMSGNAVILKHAQQTPLCAERYAAAFEYAGLPEGVFQYLHLSHDQVAQVIGDQRIDYVAFTGSVEGGHAVQKAINERFIIGGLELGGKDPAYVRADANLADAVENLVDGSFFNSGQSCCGIERIYVHQNVYEEFVSAFAELTKTYTLGDPTNSETTLGPMVRTSAAAFAQKQIDEAIAQGATALIDTQLFPSHQSGTPYLAPQVLVNVNHSMEVMTEETFAPVVGIMPVSGDEEAIQLMNDSQYGLTASIWTTDIDAALQIGEQVETGTWFMNRCDYLDPALAWTGVKNSGRGCTLSTVGYEALTRPKSFHLKINA, via the coding sequence ATGTCGACTCAAAAAACGATCAGTCCGATTGACGGCTCGGTGTACGTTGAACGTACGCTGGCTGATGCCGCAGCGGTTGAAACAGCATTAAATAAGGCAGTAGCTGCACAGAAGGAGTGGCGTAAAACTTCGTTGGCCGAGCGTGAGGCGGTATGCCGGAAAGCACTCGAATATTTCTTAAACAATGCTGACGAAATTGGCCTGGAACTGACCTGGCAAATGGGACGCCCGGTACGTTACACCGCCAATGAAATCCGTAAAGGTTTTCAGGAACGTGCCAATTATATGATCTCCGTCGCAGGTAAGGCTTTGGCGGACGTTGAAGTGGACGAAATTCCGGGTTTTAAGCGTTTTATCCGCCGCGATCCATTGGGCGTAGTATTCGTGGTAGCTCCCTGGAATTACCCCTACCTGACTTCAGTGAACTCGGTTATCCCTGCAATTATGTCGGGAAATGCGGTGATACTGAAACATGCGCAGCAAACCCCGTTGTGTGCTGAACGTTATGCGGCGGCTTTTGAATATGCAGGTTTGCCAGAAGGTGTTTTTCAGTATCTGCATTTGAGCCACGATCAGGTAGCGCAGGTTATTGGCGACCAACGCATTGATTATGTAGCTTTTACCGGTTCTGTGGAAGGCGGGCATGCGGTGCAGAAGGCTATTAACGAGAGATTTATCATTGGTGGTCTGGAATTGGGAGGCAAAGACCCTGCCTATGTCCGTGCGGACGCTAACCTGGCAGATGCTGTTGAAAATCTGGTAGATGGCTCGTTCTTTAACTCGGGGCAATCGTGCTGCGGAATTGAACGTATTTATGTGCATCAGAATGTGTATGAGGAGTTTGTGAGCGCTTTTGCTGAACTGACCAAAACTTACACATTAGGCGACCCGACCAATAGCGAGACTACATTGGGCCCGATGGTGAGGACTTCTGCAGCCGCATTTGCCCAAAAACAAATTGACGAGGCGATAGCACAAGGCGCAACTGCCCTTATTGATACTCAGCTTTTTCCTTCACACCAGTCAGGCACTCCTTATCTGGCCCCGCAGGTTTTGGTCAATGTCAATCATTCGATGGAAGTAATGACGGAGGAAACTTTCGCGCCGGTGGTGGGTATAATGCCTGTGAGCGGTGACGAGGAGGCTATTCAGCTGATGAATGACAGCCAGTACGGGCTTACTGCATCTATTTGGACGACTGATATCGATGCTGCTTTGCAAATAGGTGAGCAGGTTGAAACGGGCACATGGTTTATGAACCGCTGCGATTACCTGGATCCTGCCCTGGCTTGGACAGGAGTTAAGAATTCAGGAAGAGGATGTACATTGTCAACCGTTGGATACGAGGCATTGACGAGGCCAAAGTCATTTCATTTAAAAATCAACGCATAA
- a CDS encoding glutamine amidotransferase-related protein translates to MKVGLLECDHVRSELLDIAGDYREMFPALFSVVAPEWEFSFYDVCNGHFPASVSECDVYICTGSKSSVYDDEEWISELKDFLKQIHQSDKVYLGVCFGHQMLAEALGGKVEKSEVGWCVGVHTFQMVQHRSWMVPALPAVNLLMMCQDQVMKLPPDSTLLASTPDCPVAMFQVGARMVGVQAHPEFPKIYDQALMELRVERIGATKVALGIASLELRTHELVMAQWLKNFAESIA, encoded by the coding sequence ATGAAAGTAGGGCTGCTGGAATGTGACCATGTGAGAAGCGAATTATTGGATATTGCCGGAGATTATCGAGAGATGTTTCCGGCATTGTTTTCGGTTGTCGCGCCGGAATGGGAGTTTAGTTTCTACGATGTTTGTAACGGACATTTTCCTGCCTCCGTGAGCGAATGTGATGTGTATATATGCACGGGTTCAAAGTCGTCGGTTTATGATGATGAAGAATGGATTTCGGAGTTGAAGGATTTTTTGAAACAAATCCATCAATCGGATAAAGTATACCTGGGTGTCTGTTTTGGTCATCAAATGCTTGCAGAAGCATTGGGCGGCAAGGTTGAAAAATCAGAAGTGGGCTGGTGTGTAGGTGTTCATACTTTTCAAATGGTACAGCATCGCAGCTGGATGGTACCTGCATTACCGGCTGTTAATTTGTTGATGATGTGCCAGGACCAGGTTATGAAGCTGCCTCCCGATAGTACATTGCTGGCCTCCACGCCTGACTGTCCCGTTGCGATGTTTCAGGTTGGTGCGCGAATGGTTGGTGTACAGGCGCACCCTGAATTTCCCAAAATATACGATCAGGCTTTAATGGAGCTCCGCGTCGAGCGGATAGGAGCTACCAAAGTGGCGCTGGGCATTGCGAGCCTTGAACTACGGACACATGAATTGGTAATGGCGCAGTGGTTGAAGAATTTTGCTGAGTCAATAGCGTAG
- a CDS encoding phosphoribosyltransferase family protein has product MTDNSTISRRQILSPHQTGQKIRRIAFEIYEQNFEETGIIIAGIAGEGYAFAQRLATELMDISPLDVQLIELRFDKNIHFQSPILFDKEVNVENQVIIVADDVLNTGRTLAFALEPFLKVRMKKVQVAVVVDRSHHLFPVHADYVGYSLSTTLTEHVQVVLSRPEEEGVYLK; this is encoded by the coding sequence ATGACCGATAACAGCACTATTTCGCGGCGCCAGATACTCAGCCCTCATCAGACGGGCCAGAAAATTCGTCGTATCGCTTTTGAAATTTACGAGCAGAATTTCGAAGAAACCGGCATCATTATAGCTGGAATTGCGGGGGAAGGTTATGCTTTTGCTCAACGGCTGGCAACAGAACTGATGGACATTTCTCCGCTAGACGTTCAATTGATCGAACTGCGTTTTGATAAAAATATACATTTCCAAAGCCCCATTCTGTTCGATAAGGAGGTTAATGTCGAGAATCAGGTCATTATCGTGGCTGATGATGTGCTAAATACCGGACGAACATTAGCTTTCGCATTGGAACCATTCCTGAAAGTGCGTATGAAAAAGGTTCAGGTAGCGGTGGTCGTAGATCGTAGCCATCACCTGTTTCCGGTCCATGCTGACTACGTAGGATATTCGCTCAGCACCACACTGACGGAACACGTTCAGGTAGTACTAAGCAGGCCGGAAGAAGAAGGGGTTTATTTGAAATAG
- a CDS encoding type II toxin-antitoxin system RelE/ParE family toxin produces MSYNILSIPLFDKQAKRLAKKHPSLKKDLADLISHLETKPDEGTPLGNNFYKIRWAFSSKGKGKSGGVRIITYVKILQNTVYLSSIYDKSEKENITDRELDDIFSMIL; encoded by the coding sequence ATGAGTTATAACATACTCTCTATCCCACTTTTTGACAAGCAAGCTAAGAGACTTGCAAAGAAACATCCATCCTTAAAAAAGGACCTGGCCGATTTGATTTCACATCTTGAAACCAAACCAGATGAGGGTACACCACTGGGTAATAATTTTTACAAAATACGCTGGGCCTTTTCCTCAAAAGGAAAAGGAAAATCTGGCGGAGTAAGAATCATTACCTATGTAAAAATTCTTCAAAACACAGTATATCTTTCGAGTATTTACGATAAATCAGAGAAAGAAAATATAACTGACAGGGAGCTGGATGACATTTTCAGCATGATTTTATAA